A single region of the Bdellovibrionota bacterium genome encodes:
- a CDS encoding M24 family metallopeptidase: MKKCNTIVAEVLEALKKVVEPGVSTLELDREAEALIQKKGAKPAFKGYRGYPFTLCASINEQVVHGMPS, encoded by the coding sequence ATGAAGAAATGTAACACAATCGTGGCGGAAGTTTTGGAGGCTCTTAAGAAAGTCGTTGAACCTGGAGTCTCCACGTTGGAGCTTGACCGGGAGGCCGAGGCGTTGATTCAAAAGAAGGGGGCGAAACCGGCGTTCAAGGGATACCGGGGATATCCCTTCACTCTGTGCGCCTCCATCAACGAGCAGGTCGTGCACGGAATGCCTTC